A single region of the Cronobacter condimenti 1330 genome encodes:
- the ghoS gene encoding type V toxin-antitoxin system endoribonuclease antitoxin GhoS, translating into MSNGEVTRYVVTVKFHEKSLTDINELTNHLTRGGFQLTLADDDGNIHELGTNTFGLVSALSKEEVEALAQGLGEAALGETPQVIVTTFDAWVRDNDVN; encoded by the coding sequence ATGAGTAATGGAGAAGTGACCCGCTATGTCGTCACCGTTAAATTTCATGAAAAAAGCCTGACCGATATTAATGAACTCACTAATCATCTGACGCGCGGCGGCTTTCAGCTCACGCTTGCTGATGACGATGGCAATATTCACGAGCTCGGCACCAATACGTTTGGTCTGGTCAGCGCGCTCAGTAAAGAGGAAGTCGAAGCGCTGGCCCAGGGGCTTGGAGAAGCGGCGCTTGGGGAAACGCCGCAGGTGATCGTGACCACCTTCGACGCGTGGGTGCGCGACAACGACGTTAACTGA
- the katE gene encoding catalase HPII, translating to MSNDEKRPNHQAPFHDAQSSKPGMGSLAPADGSHRPSPAPTPPGEQPTAPGSVKAPQVSNDKLSALETFRKGGENEALTTNQGVRIADDQNSLRAGTRGPTLLEDFILREKITHFDHERIPERIVHARGSAAHGYFQPYKSLSDITKAAFLSDPQKITPVFVRFSTVQGNAGSADTVRDIRGFATKFYTEEGIFDLVGNNTPVFFIQDAHKFPDFVHAVKPEPHWAIPQGQSAHDTFWDYVSLQPETLHNVMWAMSDRGIPRSYRTMEGFGIHTFRFINAEGKGTFVRFHWKPVAGKASLLWDESQKLTGRDPDFHRRDLWEAIEAGDYPEYELGVQLIPEEDEFKFDFDLLDATKLIPEELVPVQLVGKMVLNRNPDNFFAENEQAAFHPGHIVPGLDFSNDPLLQGRLFSYTDTQISRLGGPNFHEIPINRPTCPYHNFQRDGMHRMDIDTNPANYEPNSINDNWPRETPSAPKAGGFESHQVRVEGHKIRERSPSFNEYYSQPRLFWQSQTPVEQRHIIDAFSFELSKVVRSYIRERVVDHLCHIDISLANPVANNLGITLSDEQMHVAPPKDVNGLKKDPSLSLYAMPGGTVKGRVVAVLLNDKVKSADLLAMLQALKSHGVHAKLLYSRMGSVTADDGSQLEIAGTFSGSPSVTVDAVLVPGGAASALADNGDAVYYLLEAYKHLKAIGLMGDARGLKSRLAVPDTGEEGIVEADDASGSFMDDFIHQLACHRVWARTPKVASIPA from the coding sequence ATGTCGAATGATGAGAAACGCCCTAACCACCAGGCCCCGTTCCACGACGCACAGTCATCTAAACCAGGTATGGGTTCGCTGGCACCTGCCGATGGCTCCCACCGCCCTTCTCCGGCGCCGACCCCGCCTGGCGAGCAGCCGACCGCGCCGGGCAGCGTGAAAGCACCGCAGGTCTCAAACGATAAGCTCAGCGCGCTGGAAACCTTTCGCAAAGGAGGTGAGAACGAGGCGCTAACGACCAACCAGGGCGTACGCATCGCCGACGATCAGAACTCGTTGCGGGCCGGCACCCGCGGCCCGACGCTGCTGGAAGATTTTATCCTGCGCGAAAAGATCACGCATTTTGACCATGAACGTATCCCTGAACGTATCGTTCACGCCCGCGGTTCCGCCGCGCACGGCTACTTTCAGCCCTACAAAAGCCTGAGCGACATTACCAAAGCTGCCTTTTTAAGCGACCCGCAAAAAATCACGCCGGTGTTTGTGCGCTTCTCTACCGTTCAGGGCAACGCGGGCTCGGCAGATACGGTGCGCGACATCCGTGGTTTTGCCACTAAGTTTTATACCGAAGAAGGGATTTTTGATCTGGTAGGTAATAACACGCCGGTCTTTTTCATTCAGGACGCCCATAAGTTCCCGGATTTCGTGCATGCCGTGAAGCCGGAGCCGCACTGGGCGATTCCACAAGGACAGAGCGCGCATGACACATTCTGGGATTACGTCTCGCTCCAGCCGGAGACGTTGCATAACGTGATGTGGGCGATGTCTGACCGCGGCATTCCGCGCAGCTACCGCACTATGGAAGGCTTCGGCATTCATACCTTCCGCTTTATCAATGCCGAAGGCAAAGGCACGTTTGTGCGCTTCCACTGGAAGCCGGTGGCGGGCAAAGCTTCTTTACTCTGGGACGAATCACAGAAGCTCACCGGCCGCGATCCGGATTTTCACCGTCGCGATCTGTGGGAGGCGATTGAAGCGGGCGACTACCCTGAATATGAACTCGGCGTGCAGCTGATCCCTGAAGAGGATGAGTTCAAATTTGATTTCGACCTGCTGGATGCCACCAAACTGATTCCGGAAGAGCTGGTGCCTGTGCAACTGGTCGGCAAAATGGTGCTGAACCGCAACCCCGATAACTTCTTCGCGGAAAACGAGCAGGCGGCATTTCACCCGGGGCATATCGTACCGGGGCTGGATTTCAGCAACGATCCGCTGTTGCAGGGGCGTCTTTTCTCCTACACCGACACCCAAATAAGCCGTTTAGGCGGGCCCAATTTCCACGAAATCCCCATTAACCGCCCGACCTGCCCTTACCATAACTTCCAGCGTGACGGCATGCACCGGATGGATATCGACACCAACCCGGCCAACTATGAACCGAACTCGATTAACGACAACTGGCCGCGCGAAACACCGTCTGCGCCAAAAGCCGGCGGGTTTGAAAGTCATCAGGTGCGCGTTGAGGGCCATAAAATCCGCGAGCGCAGCCCGTCATTCAATGAGTATTACTCGCAGCCGCGTCTCTTCTGGCAAAGCCAGACGCCAGTCGAGCAGCGCCACATTATTGATGCGTTCAGCTTTGAGCTCAGCAAAGTAGTGCGCAGCTATATCCGCGAGCGCGTGGTGGATCACCTCTGCCATATCGATATTTCACTGGCGAATCCGGTGGCGAACAACCTTGGCATTACGCTTTCGGATGAGCAGATGCACGTTGCGCCGCCAAAAGATGTCAACGGGCTGAAAAAAGATCCGTCCTTGAGCCTTTATGCAATGCCAGGCGGCACAGTAAAAGGCCGTGTGGTCGCCGTACTGCTCAACGATAAGGTGAAATCCGCCGATCTGCTCGCGATGTTGCAGGCGCTGAAATCACACGGCGTGCACGCGAAACTGTTGTACAGCCGCATGGGTAGCGTCACTGCCGATGACGGTTCACAGCTTGAGATAGCAGGTACGTTCTCAGGTTCGCCGTCCGTCACGGTGGACGCCGTTCTGGTACCGGGGGGTGCGGCAAGCGCGCTTGCCGATAACGGTGATGCCGTGTACTACCTGCTGGAGGCCTACAAGCACCTTAAAGCGATCGGCCTGATGGGCGATGCGCGTGGCCTGAAAAGCCGGCTCGCCGTACCGGATACGGGGGAAGAAGGGATCGTTGAAGCCGATGATGCTTCAGGCAGTTTCATGGATGATTTCATTCACCAGCTCGCCTGCCACCGCGTCTGGGCGCGTACTCCGAAAGTCGCCTCGATCCCGGCCTAA
- the kduD gene encoding 2-dehydro-3-deoxy-D-gluconate 5-dehydrogenase KduD, with amino-acid sequence MLDKFTLAGKVAMVTGCNTGLGQGMALGLAAAGCDIAGVSRRPALETAAKVHALGRRFVAIEADLASAPPQELVARTVEALGHVDILVNNAGIIRRDEALNFSEKDWDEVMDLNLKALFFLSQAVAKQFIAQGSGGKIINVASMLSFQGGIRVPSYTASKSGVLGLTRLLANEWAPYGINVNGIAPGYMATNNTQALREDTERNEEILARIPAGRWGKPEDLQGPVIFLASAASDYVNGYTLAVDGGWLAR; translated from the coding sequence ATGCTGGACAAATTCACGCTTGCCGGAAAAGTGGCGATGGTGACCGGATGCAATACCGGCCTGGGACAAGGTATGGCGCTTGGGCTTGCCGCCGCCGGGTGTGATATCGCAGGCGTCAGCCGCCGTCCGGCACTGGAAACCGCCGCAAAAGTGCATGCGTTGGGCCGTCGTTTTGTCGCCATTGAGGCAGATTTAGCCAGCGCACCGCCACAGGAGCTCGTCGCCCGAACCGTCGAGGCGCTGGGCCACGTTGATATCCTGGTCAACAACGCCGGGATTATTCGTCGCGACGAGGCCCTTAATTTCAGCGAAAAGGACTGGGACGAGGTGATGGATCTCAACCTCAAAGCGCTGTTCTTTCTCTCACAAGCGGTCGCGAAGCAATTCATTGCTCAGGGCAGCGGCGGTAAAATTATTAATGTCGCCTCGATGCTCTCGTTTCAGGGCGGCATTCGCGTGCCTTCTTATACCGCCTCGAAAAGCGGCGTATTGGGCCTCACCCGACTGCTCGCCAATGAATGGGCGCCCTACGGCATCAACGTTAACGGCATCGCGCCGGGCTATATGGCGACGAATAATACCCAGGCGCTGCGTGAAGATACCGAGCGAAACGAGGAGATCCTGGCGCGTATTCCGGCAGGCCGTTGGGGTAAACCAGAAGATTTACAGGGGCCGGTCATTTTCCTCGCCTCGGCAGCGTCAGATTATGTGAATGGCTATACGCTCGCCGTCGATGGCGGCTGGCTCGCCCGATAG
- the cedA gene encoding cell division activator CedA, giving the protein MNPTLMKPLRHQNRPVISYVPRVEPAPPDHADRMEGFDDVWVLKGKYVAFVMSGDSFRRSPVFSTPEAAQRWANQLKQDEV; this is encoded by the coding sequence GTGAATCCGACGCTTATGAAACCACTTCGTCATCAGAATCGTCCCGTTATCAGCTATGTTCCACGCGTAGAGCCCGCCCCGCCGGATCATGCGGATCGCATGGAGGGATTTGACGATGTCTGGGTGCTGAAGGGCAAATATGTGGCGTTTGTGATGTCCGGGGATAGTTTTCGCCGTTCGCCTGTGTTCAGCACCCCGGAAGCCGCCCAGCGCTGGGCGAATCAGCTCAAACAGGATGAGGTATAA
- a CDS encoding L-cystine transporter: MNLPLIANVVAFVVLLLLLARTRHTQWSLAKKVLLGLAMGVVFGLALHTIYGSDSETLKTSIQWFNIVGNGYVQLLQMIVMPLVFAMILSAVARLHNASSLGKISVLTIGTLLFTTLIAALVGVLVTNLFGLTAEGLVQGSAETARLNAIQTNYAGKVADLTVPQLILSFIPKNPFADLTGASPTSIISVVIFAAFLGVAALKLLKDDAPKGERVLAAIDVLQSWVMKLVRLVMQLTPYGVLALMTKVVAGSNLQDIIKLGSFVVASYLGLGIMFVVHGILLAVNGVSPLRYFRKVWPVLTFAFTSRSSAASIPLNVEAQTRRLGVPESIASFAASFGATIGQNGCAGLYPTMLAVMVAPTVGINPLDPVWIATLVGIVTLSSAGVAGVGGGATFAALIVLPAMGLPVTLVALLISVEPLIDMGRTALNVSGSMTAGTLTSQWLKQTDKTVLNSDDEAELAHR, translated from the coding sequence ATGAATCTTCCACTGATAGCGAACGTAGTTGCGTTCGTGGTTCTGCTGCTATTGCTGGCGCGCACGCGTCACACGCAGTGGAGCCTCGCAAAAAAAGTTTTACTCGGTCTGGCGATGGGCGTGGTCTTTGGACTGGCGCTGCATACCATTTATGGCTCCGACAGCGAGACGCTGAAAACCTCCATCCAGTGGTTTAACATTGTCGGTAACGGCTATGTACAGCTGTTGCAGATGATCGTGATGCCGCTGGTATTTGCGATGATTTTAAGCGCCGTCGCGCGTCTGCATAACGCCTCATCGCTTGGTAAAATCAGCGTGCTGACCATCGGCACCTTGCTCTTTACCACGCTTATCGCCGCACTGGTCGGTGTGCTGGTCACCAATCTCTTTGGCCTTACGGCGGAAGGTCTGGTGCAGGGCAGCGCGGAAACCGCGCGCCTGAACGCCATTCAGACCAACTACGCCGGGAAAGTCGCCGACCTGACCGTGCCGCAGCTGATTCTCTCTTTTATTCCGAAAAACCCGTTTGCTGACCTCACTGGCGCAAGCCCGACTTCTATCATCAGCGTCGTGATTTTCGCCGCCTTCCTGGGCGTGGCGGCACTGAAGCTGCTGAAAGATGACGCACCGAAAGGCGAACGCGTACTGGCCGCCATTGACGTGCTGCAAAGCTGGGTAATGAAACTGGTACGTCTGGTGATGCAGCTGACCCCTTACGGCGTGCTGGCGCTGATGACCAAAGTGGTAGCAGGCTCCAACCTGCAGGACATCATCAAACTCGGCAGCTTTGTGGTCGCCTCGTATCTGGGCCTCGGCATTATGTTTGTGGTTCACGGCATTCTGCTCGCCGTGAACGGCGTCAGCCCGCTGCGCTACTTCCGTAAAGTGTGGCCGGTTCTGACCTTCGCGTTTACCAGCCGCTCCAGCGCCGCCAGCATTCCGCTGAATGTCGAAGCGCAGACACGTCGTCTGGGCGTGCCGGAATCGATCGCCTCGTTCGCTGCCTCCTTTGGCGCGACGATTGGCCAGAACGGCTGCGCGGGCCTTTACCCGACAATGCTTGCTGTAATGGTCGCCCCGACAGTTGGCATCAACCCCCTTGACCCGGTATGGATTGCCACCCTGGTGGGCATTGTTACCTTAAGCTCTGCCGGTGTGGCGGGTGTCGGTGGCGGCGCAACCTTTGCGGCACTTATTGTCCTGCCTGCGATGGGCCTGCCGGTCACGCTGGTGGCGCTGCTTATCTCCGTTGAGCCGCTTATCGACATGGGCCGTACCGCGCTGAACGTCAGTGGTTCGATGACCGCAGGTACGCTCACCAGCCAGTGGCTGAAGCAAACGGATAAAACCGTTCTGAACAGCGACGACGAAGCCGAACTGGCGCACCGTTAA
- the osmE gene encoding osmotically-inducible lipoprotein OsmE, which translates to MNKKFAGFLGAAAVMTMLAGCTAYDRTADQFTQPVVKDVKKGMSRQQVMQIAGKPSSEVTMIHARGTCQTYILGSRNGKTETYFVALDETGHVLNSGYQTCSEYDTDPQAPKQ; encoded by the coding sequence ATGAACAAGAAGTTTGCAGGATTTCTGGGTGCAGCGGCAGTGATGACCATGCTGGCAGGGTGTACGGCTTACGATCGTACCGCCGATCAGTTTACCCAGCCGGTGGTTAAAGATGTGAAAAAAGGCATGAGCCGTCAGCAGGTCATGCAGATTGCGGGTAAACCTTCTTCTGAAGTGACCATGATCCACGCGCGCGGCACCTGCCAGACCTATATTCTGGGCAGCCGCAACGGCAAAACCGAAACCTATTTCGTCGCGCTGGACGAAACAGGTCACGTACTGAACTCTGGTTACCAGACCTGTTCTGAGTACGATACCGACCCGCAGGCACCGAAACAGTAA
- a CDS encoding fructosamine kinase family protein: MWHAITRLLNEQLGAGEISQRTELPGGEIHAAWRIDWAGRTIFVKGDDATLLPCFTAEADQLTLLARSKTVTVPDVIGVGSDRDFSFLLLEYLPPKPLDAHNAFLLGQQLARLHQWSEQPQYGLDYDNTLSTTPQPNAWQRRWASFFAEQRIGWQLELAAEKGMEFGDIDRIVDAVHQQLVSHQPAPSLLHGDLWSGNCALGPNGPYIFDPACYWGDRECDLAMLPLHPEQPAQIYDGYQSVLPLPGGFLERQPLYQLYTLLNRATLFGGQHLVTAQKALTHVLGV, from the coding sequence ATGTGGCATGCCATTACGCGTTTGTTAAACGAACAGCTGGGCGCCGGTGAAATCAGCCAGCGAACCGAACTGCCGGGCGGTGAAATTCATGCCGCGTGGCGTATCGACTGGGCCGGGCGCACGATTTTCGTTAAAGGCGACGACGCCACGTTGTTGCCCTGCTTTACCGCCGAAGCCGATCAGCTTACCCTGCTGGCGCGCAGTAAAACGGTCACGGTGCCGGACGTCATCGGCGTCGGAAGCGATCGCGACTTCAGTTTTCTGCTTCTTGAGTATCTGCCGCCAAAACCCCTGGATGCGCATAATGCATTTTTACTGGGCCAGCAGCTTGCCCGCCTGCACCAGTGGAGCGAGCAGCCGCAGTATGGCCTCGATTATGACAACACGCTATCCACCACCCCACAGCCTAATGCCTGGCAGCGCCGCTGGGCGAGCTTTTTTGCTGAACAGCGTATCGGCTGGCAGCTCGAACTGGCGGCGGAAAAAGGCATGGAGTTTGGGGATATCGACAGAATTGTCGACGCGGTGCATCAGCAACTCGTCTCTCATCAGCCCGCCCCTTCACTGCTGCACGGTGATCTGTGGTCCGGCAATTGCGCATTAGGCCCCAATGGCCCGTATATTTTTGATCCTGCCTGTTACTGGGGGGATCGAGAATGTGATCTGGCGATGCTGCCGCTGCACCCGGAACAGCCCGCGCAAATTTATGACGGCTATCAGTCGGTGCTGCCACTGCCAGGCGGTTTCCTGGAGCGCCAGCCGCTCTATCAGCTCTATACCCTGTTAAATCGCGCGACGCTTTTCGGCGGTCAACATCTGGTGACCGCGCAGAAAGCGTTAACGCACGTTTTAGGTGTGTGA
- a CDS encoding YniB family protein — protein sequence MTYQQAGRIGVLKRIAGWVIFIPATLSTIISVLKFMYQHSEKQPGINAVMMDFAHVMIEMVRFNTPFLNLFWYNSPQPDFTRGANIGFWLIYILIFVGLALQASGARMCRQARFLREHVEDSLILERAKGEEGLTREALDSRIVVPRHTIFVQIFPLYVLPVIVLILGYVFFSLLGFL from the coding sequence ATGACGTATCAACAAGCTGGACGCATTGGTGTCTTAAAACGCATCGCCGGATGGGTGATTTTCATTCCTGCCACGCTCTCCACTATTATCTCCGTTCTGAAATTCATGTATCAGCACAGCGAGAAACAGCCTGGCATTAATGCCGTGATGATGGATTTTGCGCATGTGATGATTGAGATGGTGCGTTTTAACACGCCGTTCCTGAACCTCTTCTGGTACAACTCGCCGCAACCCGATTTCACGCGTGGCGCCAATATCGGCTTCTGGTTGATTTATATTTTAATTTTTGTCGGTCTGGCGTTACAGGCATCCGGCGCGCGGATGTGCCGTCAGGCGCGGTTTTTACGCGAACATGTCGAAGACAGCCTGATTCTGGAGCGTGCAAAAGGGGAAGAAGGACTCACCCGCGAGGCGCTGGATTCACGTATCGTGGTGCCGCGTCATACGATTTTTGTGCAAATCTTTCCGCTCTACGTCCTGCCTGTCATCGTGCTTATCCTGGGTTACGTGTTCTTTTCGCTGCTCGGCTTTCTGTAA
- a CDS encoding DUF481 domain-containing protein, translating to MKLFKTVPLAMLLAGGALLSQHAMADNTVFTVMDDPSTAKKPFEGNLNAGYLAQTGNTKSSSLTADSNLTWYGNTTAWSLWGNASNTSSNDERSSEKYALGGRSRVNVTDYDYLFGQASWLTDRYNGYRERDVMTLGYGRQFLNGPVHSLRFEFGPGVRYDEYTNGETKTQGLGYASGIYTWQLTDNTKFTQGVSVFGSDDTNVNSETALDVAINEHFGLKVAYNVTWNSSPPSTAPDHTDTRTSVTLGYRM from the coding sequence ATGAAGCTTTTTAAGACAGTGCCCCTGGCAATGCTGCTGGCGGGTGGCGCGCTGCTGAGCCAGCACGCGATGGCTGATAATACCGTTTTTACTGTCATGGACGATCCTTCCACCGCGAAAAAACCGTTTGAAGGTAATTTAAACGCGGGTTACCTGGCACAAACCGGCAACACCAAAAGTTCTTCCTTAACGGCTGACAGCAATCTGACCTGGTATGGCAATACCACTGCATGGTCGCTGTGGGGTAACGCCAGCAACACCTCTTCTAACGACGAACGCTCTTCCGAAAAATATGCGTTGGGTGGACGTAGCCGTGTGAACGTAACCGATTATGACTATCTGTTTGGCCAGGCAAGCTGGCTGACTGACCGTTATAACGGTTACCGTGAGCGCGATGTGATGACGCTGGGTTATGGTCGCCAGTTCCTGAATGGCCCGGTACACAGCCTGCGTTTTGAATTCGGTCCGGGTGTGCGTTATGACGAGTACACCAACGGCGAAACCAAAACCCAGGGGCTGGGCTATGCGTCCGGCATTTACACCTGGCAGTTGACCGATAACACTAAGTTCACGCAGGGCGTCTCTGTATTTGGCTCGGATGATACTAACGTTAACTCCGAAACCGCGCTCGACGTGGCGATTAACGAGCACTTTGGACTGAAAGTCGCGTATAACGTGACCTGGAACTCCAGCCCGCCGTCAACCGCTCCGGATCACACGGACACCCGCACCTCTGTGACGCTGGGTTACCGCATGTAA
- the pfkB gene encoding 6-phosphofructokinase II: MVRIYTLTLAPSLDSATITPQIYPEGKLRCSAPVFEPGGGGINVARAIVHLGGNATALFPAGGATGEHLVSLLHDEQVTVETISARDWTRQNLHVHVESSGEQYRFVMPGATLTDDEFRKLEEKVLAIEPGAILVISGSLPPGVGVEKLQQLIKAARQQGLRLIIDSSGEALAAALEIGDIELVKPNQKELAALVKRDLTAPDDVRQAAMELVQKGKARRVVVSLGPQGALGVDGTDCVQVVPPPMKSQSTVGAGDSMVGAMTLRLAQDASLTDMVRYGVAAGSAATINQGTRLCSQENTDRIYHWLQR, from the coding sequence ATGGTACGTATCTATACGCTGACGCTGGCGCCGTCGCTCGACAGCGCCACGATCACGCCGCAGATTTATCCGGAAGGGAAATTGCGCTGCAGCGCGCCGGTCTTTGAACCGGGCGGCGGCGGCATCAATGTCGCGCGGGCGATAGTGCACCTTGGCGGCAACGCGACCGCCCTCTTCCCCGCAGGCGGCGCGACAGGCGAACATCTCGTCTCGCTGCTTCACGATGAGCAGGTGACGGTTGAAACGATCAGCGCCCGCGACTGGACGCGCCAGAATCTGCATGTCCATGTTGAATCAAGCGGCGAACAGTACCGCTTTGTTATGCCTGGCGCGACCCTGACGGACGATGAGTTTCGAAAACTCGAAGAAAAAGTGCTGGCGATTGAGCCTGGCGCAATCCTCGTTATCAGTGGCAGTCTGCCGCCTGGCGTGGGTGTCGAGAAACTCCAGCAACTGATTAAAGCGGCCCGCCAGCAAGGCCTTCGCCTGATTATCGACAGTTCCGGCGAAGCGCTGGCCGCAGCGCTTGAGATTGGCGATATCGAACTGGTGAAGCCGAACCAGAAAGAGCTGGCGGCGCTGGTGAAACGGGATTTAACCGCGCCGGATGACGTGCGTCAGGCGGCCATGGAGCTGGTCCAGAAAGGCAAAGCCCGCCGCGTGGTGGTGTCGCTGGGGCCACAGGGCGCGCTCGGCGTCGACGGCACCGACTGCGTACAGGTCGTGCCGCCGCCGATGAAAAGCCAGAGCACCGTCGGCGCGGGTGACAGCATGGTCGGCGCCATGACGCTGCGCCTCGCGCAGGACGCGTCGCTGACGGACATGGTGCGCTACGGCGTCGCTGCCGGCAGCGCCGCGACCATTAATCAGGGCACGCGGCTTTGCTCGCAAGAAAACACTGACCGCATCTACCACTGGCTTCAACGCTAA
- a CDS encoding metal-dependent hydrolase: MTAEGHLLFSIACAVFAKNAELTPVLAQGDWWHIIPSAILTCLLPDIDHPKSFLGQRLKWISKPVARMFGHRGFTHSLLAVFGGLTLFLLKVPETWILPADALQGLVLGYLSHILADMITPAGVPLLWPCRWRFRLPLLYPQKGNQLERVLCMALFVWAVWMPQSLPDNSAVRWSSEIINSLQNTFNRFIHHQMEQ; the protein is encoded by the coding sequence ATGACGGCGGAAGGCCACCTGCTTTTTTCGATTGCCTGCGCGGTGTTTGCCAAAAATGCCGAGCTGACCCCTGTGCTGGCGCAGGGCGACTGGTGGCATATTATTCCTTCCGCCATCCTGACCTGTCTGTTGCCGGATATCGATCACCCGAAATCGTTTCTCGGGCAACGGCTGAAGTGGATCTCAAAACCCGTGGCGCGAATGTTTGGCCACCGGGGCTTTACGCACAGCCTGCTCGCCGTTTTCGGTGGGCTGACGCTCTTTCTTCTCAAAGTGCCGGAAACCTGGATCCTCCCCGCCGATGCGCTGCAGGGGCTGGTGCTTGGCTACCTTAGCCACATCCTTGCCGACATGATTACCCCTGCGGGCGTGCCGCTGCTCTGGCCGTGTCGCTGGCGCTTTCGCCTGCCGCTGCTCTATCCGCAAAAAGGCAACCAGCTGGAGCGGGTGCTCTGCATGGCGCTTTTCGTCTGGGCAGTCTGGATGCCCCAGAGCCTGCCGGATAACAGCGCGGTGCGATGGTCATCTGAGATAATCAATTCGCTGCAAAATACGTTTAATCGCTTTATTCATCACCAGATGGAACAGTAA
- the hxpB gene encoding hexitol phosphatase HxpB — MSSPRQILAAIFDMDGLLIDSEPLWDQAELEVMATLGVDTSRRHELPDTLGLRIDLVVELWFAQQPWNGPSVAEVTQRIISRAMTLVEEQRPLLPGVADAIALCKSQGLKVGLASASPLFMLERVLTIFGLREHFDALASAEHLPYSKPHPQVYLDAAAKLGVDPLCCVTLEDSVNGMVATKAARMRSIVVPAEENRTDARWALANVQLHSLIELEPWHLRG, encoded by the coding sequence ATGTCTTCGCCGCGACAGATTCTCGCCGCTATTTTCGATATGGATGGTTTACTGATTGATTCCGAGCCGCTCTGGGACCAGGCGGAACTTGAAGTGATGGCGACGCTTGGGGTTGATACCTCACGCCGTCATGAACTGCCCGATACGTTAGGGCTTCGCATCGATCTGGTCGTTGAATTGTGGTTTGCGCAGCAGCCGTGGAACGGCCCGTCAGTCGCCGAGGTGACGCAGCGCATCATCAGCCGCGCCATGACGCTGGTGGAAGAGCAGCGCCCGCTGCTGCCGGGCGTGGCGGATGCCATTGCGCTGTGCAAATCGCAGGGGCTTAAGGTGGGCCTCGCATCGGCCTCGCCGCTGTTTATGCTGGAGCGCGTGTTAACGATTTTCGGGCTGCGCGAACATTTTGATGCGCTCGCCTCCGCCGAACATCTGCCGTACAGCAAACCGCACCCGCAGGTCTATCTGGACGCTGCTGCGAAACTCGGCGTCGATCCGCTTTGTTGCGTAACGCTGGAAGACTCCGTTAATGGCATGGTCGCGACAAAAGCCGCGCGGATGCGCTCAATTGTCGTGCCGGCCGAAGAAAACCGCACCGACGCGCGCTGGGCGCTTGCTAACGTACAACTGCATTCGCTGATCGAGCTTGAACCCTGGCATTTGCGCGGCTAA